In Actinomadura luteofluorescens, the sequence CGACGACGGCGCGGTGCACGCAGAGCGCGAGCTGGGTGTGGCTGCGGCCCTGGCCGGTGACCGGGTCCAGGGGGGTGGTGGGCCGGTGGTGGTACTCGCGGGTCTCCTCGATGGCGGTGTCGCCGAGGACGTCCTCGATCGTGCCGAGCACGCCCCCGGCCCGCGACACGATCTTCCCGCCGGCGACGGCGAGGCCGGTGCGGCCGAAGCGGCGCGCGGCGCGGGCGAGGAGTTCGGCGCGGACGGCCTCGCAGGCCGTCTTGACCGCCCCGCCCGTCATGTACGACTGGCGGGACGCGCTGGAGGACCCGGCGTCGCCGACCCGGTTGTCGGCCGGGGCGATCGTGACCTTCTGGACGCCGAGCTCGGTCCGCGCGATCTGCGCCTTGACCGTGACGAGGCCCTGCCCGACCTCGGCGGCGGCGGTGTGCACGAGGGCGGTGGCCTCGCCGCCGATGACCTCCAGCCGGACGCGGGCCGTGGACAGGTCGTCGAAGCCCTCGGAGAAGCAGATGTTCTTGATCCCGACGCCGTAGCCGACGCCGCGCACGACGCCCTCGCCGTGGGTCGTCTGGGAGACGCCGCCCGGCAGGTTCCGCAGGTCGGAGCGGTCCGGGTCGGGAGGCATCGGCATGGCCTCCAGCCGGGTGAGCATCTCGGCGAGCGGCGCGGGCGACTCGATGACCTGCCCGGTCGCGAGCCTGGACCCCTGGGAGACGGCGTTGCGGCGGCGGATCTCGACCGGGCCGAGCCCGCAGGCGGCGCCCAGTTTGTCCATCATCGACTCGTAGGCGAAGCATGCCTGGACGGCGCCGAAGCCGCGCATCGCGCCGCACGGCGGGTTGTTGGTGTAGACGCCGTACCCGTCGATGCGGATGTTGGGGATCTCGTAGGGGCCGACGCCCAGCGAGGCGGCGTTCCCGACGACGTTCATGGTGGACGAGGTGTACGCGCCGCCGTCCAGGACGATCTCGACGTCGGCGTAGAGGAGCCGTCCGTCCCGCGTGGCGCCGAACTCGTACCGCATCTGCGCGGGATGCCGGTGGACGTGCCCGAAGAACGACTCGTACCGGTTGTACGACATCTTCACGGGCCGGCCGGTGTGCAGCGCCAGCATCGCCGCGTGGATCTGCATCGACAGGTCCTCGCGGCCGCCGAAGGCGCCGCCGACGCCGGCGAGCGTCATGTGGATCTGGTCCTCGCGCAGCGCGAGGCAGGGCGCGATCTGCTTGAGGTCGTTGTGGATCCACTGCGTGGAGACGTGCAGGTCGACGCCGCCGTCCTCGGCCGGGATCGCCAGGCCCGCCTCGGGCCCGAGGAACGCCTGGTCCTGGATGCCGACCTCGTACTCGCCGGACACCACGACGGCCGCCTCGGCCCTGGCCGCGTCCACGTCCCCGACCCGGACCGGCTGGTGCCGGGTGATGCCGCCGCGGTCCTGGACCTTCAGGCCCTCCGGGTCGGCGATCACCGCGCGCGGGTCGGTGACCGGCTCCAGCACCTCGTACTCGACGGCGATCCGGTCCATCGCGCGGCGCGCCGTCTCGGGGTGGTCGGCGGCGACGAGCGCGACCGGCTCGCCCTGGTGCCGGACCTGGTCGACGGCGAGGACGGGCTG encodes:
- the pucD gene encoding xanthine dehydrogenase subunit D, whose product is MTSPTRSPAHTATPGIGGVGESPLRPDGTLKVAGEFAYASDLWLDGMLWGATLRSPHPRARIRSLDVGPALALPGVRAVLTHEDVPGRKVFGIDHTDDQPVLAVDQVRHQGEPVALVAADHPETARRAMDRIAVEYEVLEPVTDPRAVIADPEGLKVQDRGGITRHQPVRVGDVDAARAEAAVVVSGEYEVGIQDQAFLGPEAGLAIPAEDGGVDLHVSTQWIHNDLKQIAPCLALREDQIHMTLAGVGGAFGGREDLSMQIHAAMLALHTGRPVKMSYNRYESFFGHVHRHPAQMRYEFGATRDGRLLYADVEIVLDGGAYTSSTMNVVGNAASLGVGPYEIPNIRIDGYGVYTNNPPCGAMRGFGAVQACFAYESMMDKLGAACGLGPVEIRRRNAVSQGSRLATGQVIESPAPLAEMLTRLEAMPMPPDPDRSDLRNLPGGVSQTTHGEGVVRGVGYGVGIKNICFSEGFDDLSTARVRLEVIGGEATALVHTAAAEVGQGLVTVKAQIARTELGVQKVTIAPADNRVGDAGSSSASRQSYMTGGAVKTACEAVRAELLARAARRFGRTGLAVAGGKIVSRAGGVLGTIEDVLGDTAIEETREYHHRPTTPLDPVTGQGRSHTQLALCVHRAVVDVDVDLGLVKVVELAAVQDVGRILNRTALEGQIHGGTAQGLGLALMEEIVVTGGLVRNPSFTDYLIPTILDMPPMRLDILENPDPEAPYGLRGAGEPPTLSSTPAVVAAIRDATGRALTRVPVRPEHIVAGP